A genomic segment from Deltaproteobacteria bacterium GWA2_45_12 encodes:
- a CDS encoding acylphosphatase, whose product MKRCILKIKGRVQGVGYRASALREGLRLGLTGWVCNCFDGSVEAVVEGKPEKIEAFVAWCHRGPALAHVLEVKISQAPATGEFQDFFIR is encoded by the coding sequence ATGAAACGGTGTATTCTTAAAATTAAAGGTCGTGTCCAAGGCGTGGGCTATCGGGCCAGTGCCCTTCGCGAGGGTTTACGTTTGGGATTAACAGGTTGGGTGTGCAATTGTTTTGATGGAAGTGTGGAGGCCGTCGTTGAAGGCAAGCCGGAAAAAATTGAAGCTTTTGTAGCTTGGTGCCATCGTGGACCGGCCTTAGCCCATGTATTAGAAGTAAAAATTTCGCAAGCTCCTGCCACGGGAGAATTTCAGGATTTTTTTATCCGGTAG